One region of Alcanivorax sediminis genomic DNA includes:
- a CDS encoding SDR family NAD(P)-dependent oxidoreductase, whose translation MKNFKDKVAVITGAGSGIGRALAQELAASGAKLALSDINEAGLKKTATDLGLAEDRLMTRVLDVADRQAFYDFADDVVNHFGYANMIFNNAGVALGATVEDMKYDDFEWLMNINFWGVVYGTKAFLPYLKQSGEGHIINISSIFGLVGIPTQSAYNAAKFAVRGFTESLRIELELEGSPVSCTSIHPGGIKTNIAKAARMTDGVERITGADKEKSIQDFEKLFRTTPEEAASTILKGVRANKRRVLIGSDAVAVDAMQRLLPTSYQKLIAMGQKYMNK comes from the coding sequence ATGAAGAATTTCAAAGACAAAGTTGCCGTCATCACCGGAGCCGGCTCCGGCATCGGCCGAGCCCTGGCTCAGGAACTGGCGGCTTCTGGCGCCAAACTGGCCCTTTCCGATATCAATGAAGCCGGCCTGAAGAAGACCGCGACCGACCTGGGCCTCGCTGAAGACCGGCTGATGACCCGTGTGCTGGACGTGGCAGATCGTCAGGCCTTTTATGACTTCGCCGACGACGTGGTGAATCATTTTGGCTATGCCAACATGATCTTCAACAATGCCGGTGTTGCGCTCGGCGCCACCGTGGAAGACATGAAATATGATGACTTCGAATGGCTGATGAACATCAATTTCTGGGGCGTGGTGTATGGCACCAAGGCCTTCCTGCCCTACCTGAAGCAGTCCGGTGAAGGGCACATCATCAACATCTCTTCCATCTTCGGTCTGGTGGGCATTCCCACTCAGTCTGCGTACAACGCGGCCAAATTTGCGGTGCGTGGCTTTACCGAATCCCTGCGTATTGAGCTGGAACTGGAAGGCAGCCCGGTCTCCTGTACGTCCATTCATCCCGGCGGCATCAAGACCAACATCGCCAAGGCGGCACGCATGACCGACGGTGTCGAGCGCATCACTGGTGCGGACAAGGAAAAATCCATCCAGGATTTCGAAAAACTGTTCCGCACCACTCCGGAAGAAGCGGCCAGCACCATTCTGAAGGGTGTGCGGGCCAACAAGCGCCGGGTTCTGATCGGCTCTGATGCGGTGGCGGTAGACGCCATGCAGCGCCTGCTGCCGACCAGCTACCAAAAGCTCATCGCCATGGGCCAGAAATACATGAACAAGTAA
- a CDS encoding lysophospholipid acyltransferase family protein, which translates to MSRLLFFLYSWLVFVPLMAATTLVCGLLCLALVPFLPADRVARYTAVPWAKLCLLYSGVRVDVYGRHHLEPGQSYVVVANHLSQFDIFVLYGYLGMDFRWVMKHELRKVPIIGICCEKLGHIFINRSDQQAAIASLNAARARLNNGASVLFFPEGTRSRNGQLKPFKKGAFKMAQDLQLPVLPVTLNGTFEILPPGTIRLQPGHQASLTLHAPLPVRGHDEAELLKLMTLSHEAIAAPLAEPLPQALA; encoded by the coding sequence ATGTCCCGGTTGCTTTTCTTCCTCTATAGCTGGCTGGTATTTGTACCGCTGATGGCTGCAACCACTCTGGTTTGCGGGCTGCTGTGCCTTGCCCTTGTTCCTTTCCTGCCTGCCGATCGGGTGGCCCGCTACACGGCTGTGCCCTGGGCTAAACTGTGCCTTCTCTACAGTGGCGTGCGCGTGGACGTTTACGGCCGACACCACCTGGAGCCAGGGCAAAGCTATGTGGTTGTGGCCAATCACCTCAGTCAGTTCGACATCTTTGTCCTGTATGGCTATCTGGGCATGGATTTCCGCTGGGTAATGAAGCATGAGCTGCGCAAGGTACCGATCATCGGTATCTGCTGTGAAAAGCTTGGCCATATCTTCATCAACCGTTCCGACCAGCAGGCGGCCATTGCCAGTCTCAACGCCGCCCGCGCACGGCTCAACAATGGCGCCAGTGTGCTGTTTTTCCCGGAAGGCACCCGCAGCCGTAACGGCCAGCTGAAGCCGTTCAAGAAAGGGGCGTTCAAAATGGCGCAGGATCTGCAGTTGCCAGTTCTCCCCGTTACCCTTAACGGCACCTTTGAAATTCTGCCCCCTGGCACCATTCGCCTGCAGCCCGGGCATCAGGCCAGCCTGACCCTGCATGCACCACTGCCGGTAAGAGGTCATGACGAAGCGGAACTCCTCAAGCTCATGACGCTCAGCCACGAAGCCATTGCCGCTCCGCTGGCCGAACCCCTCCCGCAGGCCCTGGCCTGA
- a CDS encoding START domain-containing protein produces the protein MERAVRIGLALLFVLLLSPAHAEEQDQDWKLVSDRNDIQVYMKHRDESRLKTFRGVTRFELKDEFALAAILNDYESYPKWLHLIDGAEEFGRDGPLNRDVRFTTKLPWPLADREAVLNADVQLTITDEEESVMIELINEPDALPPNNDYIRFPEMWGKLGFIRLGNDQVEMTYEVILDPGGYIPAWIANILLRDAPYFTLERLRRIIRKPEYQGHYYDYLDELHGPGHPDNAPSVASQAHSENVTK, from the coding sequence ATGGAACGTGCTGTACGTATCGGGTTGGCACTGCTGTTTGTGCTGCTGCTCTCCCCTGCCCACGCCGAAGAACAGGATCAGGACTGGAAACTGGTCAGTGATCGCAATGACATTCAGGTGTACATGAAGCACCGGGATGAATCCCGTCTGAAGACTTTTCGCGGCGTCACCCGCTTTGAGCTCAAGGACGAATTTGCCCTTGCCGCCATTCTCAATGACTACGAGTCCTACCCCAAATGGTTACACCTGATTGATGGGGCGGAAGAATTTGGTCGCGATGGCCCCCTGAACCGGGATGTACGCTTTACCACCAAGCTGCCCTGGCCACTGGCTGACCGGGAAGCAGTGCTGAATGCAGATGTTCAGCTGACAATAACCGACGAAGAAGAGTCGGTCATGATCGAGTTGATCAATGAGCCTGACGCCCTGCCCCCCAACAACGACTACATTCGCTTCCCGGAAATGTGGGGCAAGCTAGGGTTTATTCGCCTGGGCAACGATCAGGTGGAAATGACCTACGAGGTTATTCTTGATCCCGGCGGTTACATTCCTGCCTGGATTGCCAACATCCTGCTGCGCGACGCCCCCTACTTCACCCTGGAGCGTTTGCGCCGGATCATTCGCAAGCCTGAGTACCAGGGTCACTATTACGATTATCTGGATGAGCTGCACGGTCCGGGCCACCCGGACAACGCCCCGAGCGTGGCCAGCCAGGCACATAGTGAAAACGTAACAAAGTGA
- a CDS encoding sialidase family protein: MKRFFHLLVGAALVAGYFAASPEHLWEPAPVFDVPAAGSSPEHDQWQYRFTSDADTPLVHAPAMVELPDGRLRAFWFAGSREGAPDVNIHSAVFDPVAATWTDETVVVTREQISQGWGRHVRKLGNAVPVLDDDGRMRLFVVAVSFGGWAASRLVVLESTDLGASWTFDKPLVTTPLLNISTLVKTPPLRYSDGSIGLPVYHEMIGKFGEILRLDKDSHILGKYRIGHGRKAIQPLVLVDSPNHAVAFLRNENEPNNGYLFQSESRDGGWQWDELSYSPLENPSAALGGLVMGKGHWMVVANCNREERDDLCVRETRDGGTNWHTSWTLHDREEWRNVRLDEPAFASLIQKEMSIGESPEDPQRLLERVTNNKCDKRHGCRFQYDYPYMIRSSNGDLHILYTWNKSAIRHAWLKAEDVTPESAQPAEEGNDNDH; encoded by the coding sequence ATGAAGCGTTTTTTCCATTTGCTGGTGGGGGCCGCCCTGGTGGCGGGCTATTTCGCCGCATCGCCAGAACATCTCTGGGAGCCGGCTCCGGTGTTTGATGTCCCCGCGGCAGGTTCCTCCCCCGAACATGATCAATGGCAGTATCGTTTTACCTCCGATGCAGACACCCCGCTGGTGCACGCGCCTGCCATGGTTGAACTGCCGGATGGGCGCCTGCGGGCGTTCTGGTTTGCCGGTTCCCGTGAAGGGGCCCCAGACGTGAATATCCACAGTGCCGTTTTTGACCCAGTGGCCGCCACCTGGACTGATGAAACGGTGGTGGTGACCCGTGAACAGATCAGCCAGGGCTGGGGGCGACATGTCCGCAAGCTTGGCAATGCGGTGCCTGTCCTGGATGACGATGGCCGCATGCGCCTGTTCGTGGTGGCGGTGAGCTTCGGTGGTTGGGCGGCCAGCCGTCTGGTCGTTCTGGAGTCCACGGACCTGGGGGCCAGCTGGACCTTTGACAAGCCGCTGGTGACAACCCCGTTGCTGAATATCAGTACCCTGGTGAAAACCCCGCCGCTGCGTTACAGCGATGGTTCCATCGGCTTGCCGGTATACCACGAGATGATCGGCAAGTTTGGCGAAATTCTGCGTCTTGATAAAGATAGCCATATTCTTGGCAAGTACCGCATCGGCCATGGCCGCAAGGCAATCCAGCCGCTGGTGCTGGTGGATAGTCCCAACCACGCAGTGGCGTTTCTGCGTAACGAGAATGAGCCCAATAATGGCTACCTCTTCCAGTCAGAGAGCCGCGATGGGGGCTGGCAATGGGATGAGCTGAGTTATTCCCCGCTGGAAAACCCCAGTGCCGCGCTGGGCGGTTTGGTTATGGGGAAAGGGCACTGGATGGTGGTGGCCAACTGCAACCGCGAGGAACGTGACGATCTCTGCGTGCGGGAAACCCGTGACGGCGGGACTAACTGGCACACAAGCTGGACACTGCATGACCGTGAAGAGTGGCGAAATGTGCGCCTGGACGAGCCAGCCTTCGCGTCGCTGATCCAGAAAGAAATGAGCATCGGTGAGTCACCGGAGGACCCGCAACGGTTGCTGGAGCGGGTAACGAACAACAAGTGTGACAAACGCCACGGTTGTCGCTTCCAGTACGATTACCCCTACATGATTCGCAGCAGCAATGGGGATCTGCACATTCTCTATACCTGGAACAAGAGCGCCATTCGTCATGCCTGGCTGAAAGCCGAAGACGTCACTCCAGAATCTGCTCAGCCTGCTGAAGAGGGCAATGACAATGACCATTGA
- a CDS encoding sodium:solute symporter, which translates to MKLAIADWIVLAGYLFVVLGIGIYFSRKNTSTEEYFVGGRRFRGWVIGLSLVGTSISSITFLAYPADAFKTDWLRYLPNLALLPAMLVAAFVFLPFFRRGNMTSAYEFLEMRYGPSIRVYGAIAFLVAQLVRLAMILWLLSLLIQEVTGVTPTTAIILGGLFVGLYTVIGGIDAVIWTDVLQTVILLLGGVVCLWVILEALPGGLSQVFDLAGQAGKFALAPWENGAPGETSWSFSLSEKTATMMLLIGLTNWLTEYSSNQNTVQRYCASQSTKEARRGLWVYLFTALPIWAFYMFLGTALWVFFQVYPDVQASAILQGEARAETLMPHFITAYLPAGVAGLVIAAALAAAMSSLDSSINSVTTVSVVDLYRRHLRPGQDDRHYLRVAWGIAVAVTVFMIGGALWLNGTETKTLQDTSTILVSLLGGGMLGLYLLGFFSQRGDARAAWCGIGCTLVFTGWTVLTNKGLLPDALSAPFDLYYTGLIGNLLMFAVGYLAASLWPASSSAPVTD; encoded by the coding sequence ATGAAACTGGCAATCGCAGACTGGATCGTTCTGGCGGGCTACCTCTTTGTGGTACTGGGAATAGGAATCTACTTTTCCCGCAAGAACACCAGCACCGAAGAATATTTCGTGGGCGGTCGCCGTTTTCGCGGCTGGGTCATCGGCTTGTCGCTGGTGGGCACCTCTATCAGCTCCATCACCTTCCTTGCCTACCCAGCGGATGCCTTCAAGACTGATTGGCTGCGCTACTTGCCAAATCTTGCCCTGTTGCCCGCCATGCTGGTGGCAGCCTTTGTGTTCCTGCCATTCTTTCGTCGCGGCAACATGACCAGCGCCTATGAATTTCTGGAAATGCGTTATGGTCCGTCTATCAGGGTGTATGGTGCCATCGCATTCCTGGTCGCCCAGCTGGTCCGCCTGGCCATGATACTGTGGCTGCTGTCACTGCTGATTCAGGAAGTCACCGGGGTCACTCCCACCACCGCCATTATCCTGGGGGGGCTGTTTGTCGGCTTGTACACGGTAATTGGCGGAATTGATGCCGTCATCTGGACCGATGTCCTGCAGACCGTGATCCTGCTGCTGGGCGGTGTGGTCTGTCTATGGGTAATTCTTGAGGCCCTGCCCGGCGGCCTGAGCCAGGTGTTCGATCTTGCCGGCCAGGCAGGCAAGTTCGCCCTCGCCCCATGGGAAAATGGCGCGCCGGGGGAGACCTCCTGGTCGTTCTCGCTGAGTGAAAAAACCGCCACCATGATGCTGCTGATCGGCCTGACCAACTGGCTCACCGAATATTCCAGCAACCAGAATACGGTGCAACGCTACTGCGCTTCCCAATCCACCAAGGAAGCCCGTCGTGGCTTGTGGGTGTATCTATTTACCGCACTGCCTATTTGGGCGTTCTACATGTTTCTGGGTACCGCTCTGTGGGTATTTTTCCAGGTCTATCCGGATGTGCAGGCCAGTGCGATTCTGCAGGGGGAAGCCCGCGCAGAAACCCTGATGCCGCATTTCATTACCGCCTACCTGCCCGCGGGTGTGGCAGGCCTGGTGATTGCAGCTGCGCTGGCCGCGGCCATGAGCTCGCTGGACTCCAGCATCAACTCGGTGACCACCGTCAGCGTGGTGGATCTCTACCGCCGTCACCTGCGTCCAGGACAGGACGACCGTCATTATCTGCGCGTGGCCTGGGGCATTGCCGTGGCGGTAACCGTCTTCATGATTGGTGGGGCGCTGTGGCTTAACGGTACGGAAACCAAAACCTTGCAGGATACCTCGACTATCCTTGTGTCGCTGCTGGGCGGCGGCATGCTGGGTTTGTATCTGTTGGGCTTCTTCAGCCAGCGCGGGGATGCACGGGCAGCGTGGTGCGGAATTGGCTGCACTCTGGTGTTCACCGGGTGGACAGTGCTGACCAACAAGGGGCTGCTGCCAGATGCACTCAGCGCCCCCTTTGACCTCTACTACACCGGCCTGATCGGTAATTTGCTGATGTTTGCTGTCGGCTACCTGGCGGCGTCGCTTTGGCCTGCATCATCATCGGCACCAGTGACTGACTGA
- a CDS encoding cold shock domain-containing protein, translated as MNPSKPLTAFYAAAALLLAIPGAWLLFAPEMAIVTIHENLAFVQISNVHSQQTGLGLLLAAAVNLVCLRDSAERLPLHVAVFFYLAGLVASHGSRVFGDQWWMWLPAAVYLLPLIPFGKLVPSKLPLPMPGGNGQQRGEVKWFNPNKGFGFILTDKGEELFVHFKAVQNGGRRSLRTGTKVRFDTRMSDRGEQADNVYIEQ; from the coding sequence ATGAATCCCTCCAAACCTTTGACCGCATTTTATGCCGCAGCGGCGCTTTTGCTTGCCATTCCTGGTGCCTGGCTACTGTTTGCTCCGGAAATGGCCATCGTCACCATTCACGAAAACCTGGCCTTCGTACAAATCTCCAATGTGCACAGCCAACAAACCGGTCTTGGCCTGCTACTGGCCGCCGCCGTCAATCTGGTCTGCCTGCGCGACAGTGCCGAGCGCCTGCCGCTGCATGTGGCGGTATTCTTCTATCTGGCCGGTCTGGTAGCCAGCCACGGTAGCCGTGTGTTTGGCGACCAGTGGTGGATGTGGCTGCCTGCAGCCGTCTATCTGCTGCCGCTGATCCCCTTCGGCAAGCTGGTTCCCAGCAAACTGCCACTGCCCATGCCGGGCGGCAATGGCCAGCAACGCGGTGAAGTGAAATGGTTCAACCCCAACAAGGGCTTCGGTTTTATCCTGACCGACAAAGGGGAAGAGCTGTTTGTTCACTTCAAGGCAGTGCAAAACGGCGGCCGACGCAGCCTGCGCACCGGCACCAAGGTACGCTTCGATACGCGCATGTCGGACCGTGGCGAACAGGCCGACAACGTCTATATCGAGCAATAA
- a CDS encoding GNAT family N-acetyltransferase, producing MTDYPFLKDSYLSALEHSGAVTAERGWQPCHLAGESGWVPLYLRSHSRGEYVFDYSWADAYQRHGLAYYPKLVTAIPFTPVTGPRWRGSLEPTRLWEGVQERMNETGASGWHLLFPDQACRDALVDLPLAARQACHFRWLNRDYSDFEDYLARFQSRKRKNLRKERQRVAEQGVTIERVAGPLVSAEQWRVFYQCYASTYLKRGQLPYLGEDFFLQLAQTMASQILLVLASRNDKPIAAALYFLDAQQLYGRYWGCLEEVDGLHFELCYYQGIEHAIAAGLQVFDPGVQGEHKILRGFEPVITWSLHYLREPGFQNAIMDFCQEEAVHVHRYRDEAMTLLPFRKDGG from the coding sequence TTGACAGACTATCCCTTTCTGAAAGACAGCTATCTCTCTGCTCTGGAGCATAGCGGTGCAGTGACCGCAGAGCGTGGCTGGCAGCCATGCCATTTAGCCGGGGAGAGTGGCTGGGTTCCGCTGTATCTGCGCAGTCACTCGCGGGGTGAGTATGTATTTGATTACAGCTGGGCCGACGCCTACCAGCGCCATGGGCTGGCCTACTATCCGAAGCTGGTGACGGCCATCCCGTTTACGCCGGTCACCGGGCCCCGCTGGCGGGGTTCCCTGGAGCCGACCCGGTTGTGGGAAGGTGTGCAGGAGCGCATGAACGAGACGGGAGCCAGTGGCTGGCATTTGCTGTTTCCGGATCAGGCCTGTCGTGATGCGCTTGTGGATTTGCCGCTGGCAGCGCGTCAGGCATGCCATTTTCGCTGGCTTAATCGAGACTACAGTGATTTCGAGGATTATCTGGCCCGCTTCCAGTCCCGTAAACGCAAGAACCTGCGCAAGGAGCGGCAGCGGGTCGCGGAGCAAGGAGTTACCATTGAGAGAGTGGCCGGTCCGTTAGTCAGCGCTGAGCAATGGCGTGTTTTCTACCAGTGCTATGCCAGTACCTACCTGAAACGAGGGCAGCTTCCTTATCTGGGTGAAGACTTCTTTTTGCAGCTCGCACAGACAATGGCGTCACAGATCCTGTTGGTGCTGGCCTCAAGGAACGACAAACCCATTGCCGCGGCACTGTACTTTCTGGACGCTCAACAGCTATACGGCCGCTACTGGGGGTGCCTTGAGGAGGTGGATGGGCTGCACTTCGAGTTGTGCTACTACCAGGGTATTGAGCATGCCATCGCCGCTGGCTTGCAGGTATTCGACCCCGGTGTGCAGGGTGAGCACAAGATCCTGCGTGGCTTCGAGCCAGTGATTACCTGGTCATTGCACTACCTGCGTGAACCGGGCTTTCAGAATGCCATCATGGATTTCTGTCAGGAAGAAGCGGTGCATGTGCATCGATATCGGGATGAGGCTATGACACTGTTGCCGTTTCGCAAGGATGGCGGGTGA
- a CDS encoding M48 family metallopeptidase: MDFFQHQQKAKRRTGLLVLYFCLAILAVVASVTAAVALTLGFSGIRLNGDGANLLLNPVIYWSALITLAVILFGCLLKTWQLRKGGSALAEMLGGRLIRASTNDSAERQLLNVVEEMSIASGIAVPQVYVMDEEHTINAFAAGFRPSEAIIAVTRGSLDRFSRDELQAVIGHEFSHILNSDIRINLRMVAVLAGILAVGKIGEYLLHSSGRSRRSFSSSRSKNNGLPVLGLALVAIGYVGLFFGRLIKAAISRQRELLADASAVQFTRNPAGLAGALIHIRNDGGSYLASRHAEDMSHMCFAPSIPMKLKQWLATHPSLDERLGALGPDWVARARTRARQQQGNAGSNAAATSTPEGSAGFAGTTGSTPVSSAPSQQVGTVQQGDMDYARQLLDALPETVRNQTRTPEGAREVLFALVLAGSDYDSSAQLAQCQLEDSASLQSLTQSLKALGPETRLPLVDMALASLKPQPTQARQQFLTKLEALCHADDHFSLFEWTLLALARQQLDENAGRNRHTRFHRFGAVAQELQQLFSVLVWAGGAKGSQAEALFRQHAGSLLPGARNLLPLSHCSSKKLFAAVDRLADLSPLLKGPVIDCAVDLAMADNTLKTAERELLRALSSLLECPLPPLFDCR, encoded by the coding sequence ATGGATTTTTTTCAGCATCAACAAAAGGCCAAGCGCCGCACTGGCCTGCTTGTGCTTTATTTCTGCCTGGCCATTCTCGCTGTCGTTGCCAGTGTCACTGCCGCCGTGGCACTGACGCTGGGCTTTTCCGGCATCCGCCTGAATGGCGATGGCGCCAACCTGCTGCTCAACCCGGTGATCTACTGGAGCGCACTGATTACCCTGGCGGTGATCCTGTTCGGCTGCCTGCTAAAAACCTGGCAACTGCGCAAGGGAGGCAGCGCCCTGGCGGAAATGCTTGGCGGACGGTTGATCAGAGCCTCCACCAACGACAGCGCCGAACGACAGCTGCTCAATGTGGTGGAAGAAATGAGCATCGCCTCCGGCATTGCCGTGCCGCAGGTCTACGTGATGGACGAGGAACACACCATCAACGCCTTCGCGGCGGGCTTTCGCCCATCAGAAGCCATCATAGCCGTGACCCGCGGCAGCCTGGACCGCTTCTCGCGGGATGAACTGCAAGCCGTTATTGGTCATGAGTTCAGCCACATTCTCAACTCGGATATCCGCATCAACCTGCGCATGGTGGCGGTGTTGGCCGGCATACTGGCAGTGGGAAAAATTGGCGAATACCTGCTTCACAGCTCAGGTCGCTCGCGCCGCTCCTTCTCCTCCTCGCGGAGCAAGAACAACGGTTTGCCTGTGCTTGGCCTGGCGCTCGTAGCCATCGGCTATGTAGGGCTGTTTTTTGGCCGCCTGATCAAGGCGGCCATCAGCCGCCAGCGAGAGCTGCTGGCCGATGCCTCGGCTGTGCAGTTCACCCGGAATCCAGCTGGGCTGGCCGGCGCTCTGATCCATATCCGCAATGATGGCGGCTCCTACCTGGCCTCACGCCATGCGGAAGACATGAGCCATATGTGCTTTGCGCCCTCCATTCCCATGAAGCTGAAGCAATGGCTGGCCACTCATCCTTCACTGGATGAACGCCTTGGGGCGCTCGGGCCGGACTGGGTAGCCCGGGCACGTACACGAGCCAGACAACAACAGGGCAACGCGGGCAGTAATGCTGCTGCCACATCCACGCCCGAGGGTAGTGCCGGTTTTGCTGGCACCACCGGCAGCACTCCCGTCAGCAGCGCCCCTTCTCAGCAAGTCGGCACGGTACAGCAGGGCGACATGGACTACGCCCGTCAGCTGCTGGACGCTTTGCCCGAGACAGTGCGCAACCAGACCCGCACCCCAGAGGGAGCCCGGGAGGTATTGTTTGCCCTGGTGCTGGCAGGCAGTGACTATGACAGCAGCGCCCAGCTGGCTCAGTGCCAGCTGGAAGATAGTGCCTCGCTGCAGTCGCTGACCCAGTCACTGAAAGCGCTTGGGCCTGAAACTCGCCTACCCTTGGTCGATATGGCTCTGGCAAGCCTGAAGCCCCAGCCCACCCAAGCCCGCCAGCAGTTTCTGACGAAGCTGGAAGCCCTCTGTCACGCTGACGATCACTTCAGTCTGTTCGAATGGACGCTGCTGGCACTGGCTCGCCAACAGCTGGACGAGAATGCCGGGCGAAACCGCCACACCCGATTCCACCGCTTTGGCGCCGTGGCCCAGGAACTTCAGCAACTGTTCTCGGTGCTGGTCTGGGCTGGTGGCGCCAAGGGCAGTCAGGCTGAAGCGCTGTTTCGCCAGCACGCCGGCAGCCTCCTGCCCGGAGCCCGCAACCTGCTCCCCCTCAGCCACTGCAGCAGCAAGAAGCTGTTCGCAGCGGTAGATCGCCTTGCGGACCTTTCTCCTCTACTGAAAGGCCCGGTGATCGACTGCGCGGTAGATCTGGCCATGGCTGACAACACCCTGAAAACGGCCGAGCGAGAGCTATTGCGGGCGCTGTCCAGCCTGCTGGAATGCCCCCTTCCGCCGCTTTTTGACTGCCGTTAG
- a CDS encoding LemA family protein — translation MGMLIFLGVIVAIIVYIIAIYNRLIALKNRFKNGFAQIDVQLQRRHDLIPNLVETAKAYMSHEKETLTQVIEARNQAVSAQKAAAAHPDDGAAMAKLGKAESLLSGSLANFFALSENYPDLKANETMSQLMEELTSTENRIGFARQAFNDAVMNYNTYREQFPQNFIGGLFGSFKEAQLLQIENEAARQATKVSF, via the coding sequence ATGGGCATGCTGATCTTTTTGGGCGTCATCGTCGCCATCATTGTTTACATCATCGCCATCTACAACCGTCTGATCGCGCTCAAGAATCGCTTCAAGAATGGCTTCGCCCAGATTGATGTACAGCTGCAGCGCCGACACGACCTGATCCCCAATCTGGTGGAAACCGCCAAAGCGTACATGAGCCACGAAAAAGAGACGCTGACCCAGGTGATCGAGGCCCGCAATCAGGCAGTTAGCGCCCAGAAAGCCGCTGCCGCGCATCCGGATGACGGCGCCGCCATGGCCAAGCTGGGCAAGGCAGAATCCCTGCTCTCCGGCTCGCTGGCCAACTTTTTCGCACTGAGCGAAAACTACCCGGATCTGAAAGCCAACGAGACCATGTCTCAACTGATGGAAGAGCTGACCAGCACCGAAAACCGGATTGGCTTTGCCCGTCAGGCGTTCAATGATGCGGTGATGAACTACAACACCTACCGTGAACAATTTCCGCAGAACTTTATCGGCGGCTTGTTTGGCAGTTTCAAGGAAGCCCAGTTGCTGCAGATTGAAAACGAAGCCGCCCGGCAGGCCACCAAAGTCAGCTTTTAG
- a CDS encoding Mpo1 family 2-hydroxy fatty acid dioxygenase, producing the protein MATRSMDDWLDAYGESHQNPTNKKVHFVCVPVIFFTIIGFLWAIPAPLFTGFWACLALVGVTLYYVRLSPPIAAGMLAFSLLCLLALSLLESAGVTIWLFSLVVFVLAWIGQFWGHKVEGKKPSFFEDIQYLMIGPAWIMGFLYRKWGIKY; encoded by the coding sequence ATGGCGACCCGGAGCATGGACGACTGGCTTGACGCCTATGGCGAAAGCCACCAGAACCCCACCAACAAGAAGGTGCACTTTGTCTGTGTGCCGGTAATCTTCTTCACCATCATCGGCTTCCTGTGGGCCATACCCGCGCCCCTTTTTACCGGCTTCTGGGCCTGCCTGGCACTGGTGGGGGTGACCCTCTACTACGTCCGCCTCTCTCCCCCCATTGCCGCCGGCATGCTGGCATTCAGCCTGTTGTGTCTGCTCGCCCTGTCATTACTGGAAAGCGCCGGCGTGACCATCTGGCTGTTCTCTCTGGTGGTGTTCGTGCTCGCCTGGATCGGGCAGTTCTGGGGTCATAAGGTAGAGGGCAAGAAGCCGTCTTTCTTTGAGGACATCCAGTATCTGATGATTGGTCCCGCCTGGATCATGGGCTTCCTGTATCGCAAGTGGGGCATAAAATACTAA
- the cyoE gene encoding heme o synthase produces MSETTTWRDYLALTKPGVVMLLMVTAVAGMFLATDPPGMVPMGIFIPSFIGLTLAMMSSAAINQIMDQKIDAIMTRTEKRPLVAGKLSPKAAITFAVLLAAASMIMLYFLVNPLTAWLTLFGFVGYAFIYTLYLKRATPQNIVIGGIAGAIPPLLGWAAVTGDVHPYAWLLVLIIFVWTPPHFWALAIHRKDEYAKADIPMLPVTHGIPFTRESVLYYTILLFICTLLPYLTGMSDLIYLLAALILGLVFLYHAVRLRFSDDPKLPMKTFGYSITYLFALFTALLVDHYLPIKPTDVAVWLGA; encoded by the coding sequence ATGAGCGAAACCACCACCTGGCGTGATTATCTGGCGCTGACCAAGCCCGGTGTCGTCATGCTGCTGATGGTCACCGCCGTGGCTGGTATGTTCCTGGCCACCGATCCGCCTGGCATGGTCCCGATGGGTATCTTTATTCCGTCCTTCATAGGTTTGACGCTGGCGATGATGTCTTCTGCCGCGATCAACCAGATCATGGACCAGAAGATTGATGCGATCATGACTCGCACCGAAAAACGGCCGCTGGTGGCGGGCAAACTGAGCCCCAAAGCCGCCATTACCTTCGCGGTATTGCTGGCGGCCGCCTCCATGATCATGCTGTATTTTCTGGTGAACCCTCTCACCGCCTGGCTGACCCTGTTCGGCTTTGTCGGCTATGCCTTCATCTATACCCTTTATCTCAAGCGCGCCACCCCGCAGAACATTGTGATCGGCGGCATCGCGGGTGCCATCCCGCCCTTGTTGGGCTGGGCCGCCGTAACGGGAGATGTGCATCCCTACGCCTGGCTGCTGGTGCTGATCATTTTCGTCTGGACGCCACCGCATTTCTGGGCGCTGGCTATTCACCGCAAGGATGAGTACGCCAAGGCCGACATTCCCATGCTGCCGGTCACCCATGGCATCCCGTTCACCCGGGAGTCAGTGCTGTACTACACCATCCTGCTGTTTATCTGCACGCTGCTGCCGTATCTCACCGGGATGAGTGACCTGATCTACCTGCTGGCTGCGCTTATTCTGGGGCTGGTGTTCCTTTACCATGCGGTGCGACTGCGTTTTTCCGATGACCCGAAGTTGCCAATGAAGACCTTCGGCTATTCGATAACGTATCTTTTTGCGTTATTCACGGCCCTGCTGGTGGATCATTATCTGCCGATCAAGCCGACCGATGTGGCGGTCTGGTTGGGGGCGTGA